In Carassius gibelio isolate Cgi1373 ecotype wild population from Czech Republic chromosome B19, carGib1.2-hapl.c, whole genome shotgun sequence, one DNA window encodes the following:
- the wipf3 gene encoding WAS/WASL-interacting protein family member 3 translates to MPVPPPPPPPAPPPAPPAQSRTDPPKIQRSEGGGRSALLSDIQKGTRLKKVTQVNDRSTPFLDKPKVNSVDGSGRNVAAGNSINTAGSAPSAVGPTLGGLFAGGFPVLKPVGQRDKQPQHNTVSRSGSTASLKQPLWNPPSQGDGFRGSAPDLSPSHKPLERASSLSKTRPISSYTAPPSPSQTSHPCFKLSSTPPSSAPPPPPPPQERPSNRPPPLPTCPPPPPPPQTAKPTWLPVQSHSIPMPTTPPPPLPPSVPAYSLPDRSSGVFYPPPPPPPPSVPPSSLPDRSSGVFYPPPPPPPAPSSFSNRSSGVFPPPPSPGALEMKDSPLGPPPPPPPPLPASLACSHPSSAPPPLPQKVPPMPSPTYRPSVPPLPPSYPCTAPSRRPPAVPRFAGAPRMAPPPAPPARSPNTELSSRFPPPPPLPLSAPPSTVRNGHLHSLDDFESKFHFHPIEDFPPPEEFRPFPRTYPSKENRVNPQPPAMRTHLR, encoded by the exons ATGCCTgtccctcctcctccacctcccccagctccacctccTGCACCTCCTGCACAA TCACGGACAGACCCTCCTAAAATCCAGCGTTCAGAGGGTGGAGGTCGCAGTGCGCTCCTTTCCGACATTCAGAAGGGGACGAGGCTGAAAAAGGTCACACAGGTCAATGACCGAAGCACACCATTCCTTGACA AACCTAAAGTGAACAGTGTGGATGGCAGTGGAAGAAATGTGGCTGCTGGAAACTCTATAAACACAGCAGGATCTGCTCCATCTGCAGTGGGTCCAACTCTGGGTGGGCTTTTTGCTGGGGGATTTCCTGTACTCAAACCAGTCGGACAAAGAGACAAGCAGCCACAACACAACACGG TGTCTCGCTCCGGCTCCACCGCCAGCCTGAAGCAGCCTCTCTGGAACCCTCCATCACAGGGAGATGGGTTCAGAGGAAGCGCCCCTGATCTTTCCCCCTCCCACAAACCTTTGGAAAGAGCCTCCTCACTGTCTAAAACTCGGCCTATTTCCTCATACACAGCCCCTCCCTCCCCAAGCCAAACTTCACAtccatgtttcaaactttcatCTACTCCACCTTCCTCTgcccctccacctcctcctcctcctcaggaGCGGCCCAGTAACAGACCACCTCCTCTCCCCACCTGCCCGCCCCCGCCCCCTCCTCCTCAAACGGCCAAACCCACTTGGTTACCGGTCCAATCACACTCCATTCCCATGCCTACGACTCCGCCTCCTCCACTGCCTCCCTCAGTTCCTGCGTATTCACTTCCTGACAGATCATCTGGGGTCTTCTACCCTCCgccccctccacctcctccatcagtCCCTCCATCCTCTCTTCCTGATAGGTCATCTGGGGTCTTCtaccctccacctcctcctccaccagCTCCGTCCTCATTCTCTAACAGATCATCTGGAGTCTTCCCTCCACCCCCTTCTCCGGGGGCATTAGAAATGAAGGATAGTCCTTTAGGgcctcctcctccaccacctcctcctcttcctgcttCGCTTGCATGCAGTCACCCTTCCTCAGCACCGCCTCCGTTACCTCAGAAAGTACCTCCCATGCCTTCACCCACATACAGGCCCAGCGTACCACCTTTGCCACCATCTTACCCCTGTACCGCCCCCAGTAGACGACCCCCTGCAGTGCCACGTTTTGCAG GTGCTCCACGGATGGCTCCACCCCCTGCTCCCCCTGCTCGGTCTCCTAACACTGAACTCTCCAGTAGGTTCCCACCCCCTCCTCCTCTCCCACTGTCAGCTCCGCCCAGCACAGTACGCAACGGACACCTGCACAGCTTAG atgacttCGAATCtaagtttcattttcatcctATTGAGGACTTCCCCCCTCCTGAAGAGTTCAGGCCCTTCCCACGTACTTACCCCAGCAAGGAGAACAGAG TCAACCCACAACCTCCTGCCATGAGGACTCATTTAAGATGA